TCGGTTTTTCACTGCATGCGATCAACGCCCTCGTGCGTGTGGACCCACAGAAGCTCACTCCCCTAGATAGGCACCCCTGAAAACACCGGCGAGGCTGTCAGCGCGAGCCTGGTTTCAACGCCGCGATGACCACGCCGGTGGTTTTCAAAGGTGCCCGACTGATTAGCCTGTATTGCCGGAGTGCTACAAATGCCTGATTACCGTTCCAAGACCTCCACCCACGGCCGCAACATGGCCGGCGCCCGTGCCCTGTGGCGCGCCACGGGCATGAAGGATGACGACTTCAAGAAGCCGATCATCGCCATCGCCAACTCCTTCACCCAGTTCGTACCGGGCCACGTGCACCTCAAGGACCTCGGTCAGCTGGTCGCCCGCGAGATCGAACGCGCCGGTGGCGTGGCCAAGGAATTCAACACCATCGCCGTGGATGACGGCATCGCCATGGGCCATGACGGCATGCTGTACTCGCTGCCGAGCCGCGAGATCATCGCCGACGCCGTGGAATACATGGTCAACGCGCACTGCGCCGATGCCATCGTGTGCATCTCCAACTGCGACAAGATCACCCCCGGCATGCTGATGGCCGCGCTGCGCCTGAACATTCCGGTGATCTTCGTCTCCGGCGGCCCGATGGAAGCCGGTAAGACCAAGCTGGCCAACCATGGCCTGGACCTGGTAGACGCCATGGTCATCGCCGCCGACTCCAGCGCCAGCGACGAGAAGGTCGCCGAGTACGAGCGCAGTGCCTGCCCGACCTGCGGTTCGTGCTCCGGCATGTTCACCGCCAACTCGATGAACTGCCTGACCGAAGCCCTGGGCCTGGCGCTGCCGGGCAACGGTTCGACCCTGGCGACCCACAGCGACCGTGAGCAACTGTTCCTCACCGCCGGGCGCACCATCGTCGAGCTGTGCAAGCGCTACTACCAGGGCAACGACGAGTCGGTACTGCCGCGCAACATCGCCAACTTCAAGGCGTTCGAGAACGCCATGATGCTCGACATCGCCATGGGCGGCTCGACCAACACCATCCTGCACCTGCTGGCTGCCGCCCAGGAAGCCGAGGTCGACTTCGACCTGCGCGACATCGATCGCCTGTCGCGCAAGGTGCCGCAGCTGTGCAAGGTGGCGCCGAACATCCAGAAGTACCACATGGAAGACGTGCACCGCGCCGGCGGCATCTTCAGCATCCTCGGTTCGCTGGCCCGTGGCGGCCTGCTGCACACCGACCTGCCGACCGTGCACAGCGCCTCGATGGAAGAAGCCATTGCCAAGTGGGACATCACCCAAACCAACGATGAAGCCGTGCACACCTTCTTCAAGGCCGGCCCGGCCGGCATCCCGACCCAGACCGCCTTCAGCCAGTCGACCCGCTGGGAAACCCTGGACGACGACCGCGAGAACGGCTGCATCCGCAGCGTCGAGCACGCCTACTCGCAGGAAGGCGGCCTGGCCGTGCTGTACGGCAACATCGCGCTGGACGGCTGCGTAGTGAAGACCGCCGGCGTCGACGAGTCGATCCACGTGTTCGAAGGCAACGCGAAGATCTTCGAAAGCCAGGACAGCGCGGTGCGCGGCATCCTCGCCGATGAAGTGAAGGCCGGCGATATCGTGATCATCCGTTACGAAGGCCCGAAAGGCGGCCCGGGAATGCAGGAAATGCTCTACCCGACTTCCTACCTGAAGTCCAAGGGCCTGGGCAAGGCTTGCGCCCTGCTCACCGACGGCCGTTTCTCTGGCGGCACCTCGGGCCTGTCCATCGGCCACGCCTCGCCTGAAGCCGCCTCCGGCGGCGCCATCGGCCTGGTGCGCGACGGCGACAAGATCCTCATCGACATCCCCAACCGCTCGATCAACCTGCTGGTCAGTGACGAAGAGCTGGCAGCGCGTCGCGTGGAACAGGACAAGAAAGGCTGGAAACCGGTCGAAGTACGCCCACGCAAGGTGACCACGGCGCTCAAGGCCTATGCCCTGCTGGCCACCAGCGCCGACAAGGGCGCAGTGCGCAACAAGGCCATGCTCGACGGCCTGTAAGGTTGCAGCGACATGAAAAACCGGCGCCTGGTGCGCCGGTTTTTTTATGCCTCGTTTCCCGCAGGAGTGGGTTTAACCGCAATACAGTTCAGTTAGGCTCCTCGCGCTTTCGCGGCTAAAGCCGCTCCCACCGGGTCACATGCCGCTTAAGCGAACAGCATTGGTTTTAACCGCGATGCAGTTCGATCAAGCACTTCCCGGTTTTTGTTGGAGCGAGCTTGCTCGCGAACAGGTCAGCAAAACCCATGTATTTGCTGTGAACGTGACGCAGCCGTCGCGAGCAAGCTCGCTCCCACAACATCGACAGCCGAGCAAGCAGCCCAGGCGAACAGCGGTTACTGAATCTCGTCCGGCTTGACGATCACCCAGTTCTTGTCCGCCGTCACCGGCAGACCTTCCTTGGCCTGGGCCTCGGCGTTGGCCTTGATCATGCCGTTGAGCTGGTTCATGTACTTGTCCTTGCGGTTGATCCACAGGTGGATGCCGCCCTTGTTGACGTCCACATCATGGAACAGCATGTAGCCATCGCTGCTCGGGGTGTCGCCGCCCACCAGCACCGGTTTCTTCCACTGGTCGATGTAGGTCAGGATCGCCGCGTGCTTGCCGGCCATCCAGGTTGCCGGCGTCCACAGGTAAGGGGTCAGCTCCAGGTCCATGTTGGCCTTGGGGTCGTACTTCTTGTCGGTGATCTGCTTGCGGGCGGTGGTCAGCTCACCGGTCTTGCGATCCTTGAGCAGGGTGGTCACGCCGATGACGTTCTCCGGCTTGACGTTGTAGCCATACTTGGGATCGGACGCGACCATGCGCACCAGCTCTTCGGAGGCGGCGGTCATCACGTAGACTTCGATGCCGTTCTCCATCAGCTTGTTGTACAGCTCGGTCTGCCCGGTAAACACCTTGGGCGGGCTGACTTCCAGGGTCTTGACCTGGTCACCGTCGTAGTAGGTCGCCGGAATCGGCTTGTCCAGGGCCATCAGCTCGTCGACGTAGCCTTTCAGCTCCTTGAGGGTGAAGCCGGAGAACACCTGGGCCACCCAGGGGTAGCAGACCATGTCGTCCAGCTCGCACAGGCGGTAGTAGTAGCTGAACAGGCTTTCCTTGTGCTCGGCGGTGTCTTTGAAGGGGATCAGCTTCAGCGAAGGGTCGAGCTTCTCGCGGGTGAGCAGGCCCTTGCTTTCCAGATAGGGCAGCAGCGATTCCTCGAGGTCGAAGCGGTAACTGGTGTTGTCCATGTCGAACACCGCGTAGTTACCTTTGTTGGCATTGGCCGCGATCATCGCGTCCAGCGCCTTGGCGGCCGGCTCGGGCCAATGCTTCAACTCGGTGGCAGACGCCGGACCGGCCAGGGCGAAGCCCAGGCTAAGGCAGAGTGCGCTGGCTAACAGTCTTGGCTGAAACTTCATCACAGACATCCCCTTTTCATGACAAAGGCAGGACCGTAACAAAATTGCATGACAGTTAGCGCGCCTGGACGACCGCTTCGTTGCCAAATACGCCAGCGACATGGTCGATAGCGACAGCACACGGCAAAAACGACAATTTGATGGCAGAAATGTGAATCAGCCTGCGCGGCGTTCCCACACCTCGAAGTGATAGGCCGGCTTGTCGCCTTCGGCCGGGTTGGCCTGGGTCGAGACCCGTTGCCACTGTGCGGTATCGAACGCGGGGAACCAGGCATCGCCGGCCGGGCTCAGTTCGACGCGGGTCAGGTAAAGGCGGTCGGCATGCGGCAGGCCTTCGGCATAGAGTTGTGCGCCACCGATGAGCATCACTTCCTCGACGCCCTGCTCGGCTGCCCATTGCTCGGCGCGTGCCACGGCGGCCGGCAACGAGTCATAGACCTCGGCACCTTCCAGTTGCAGCCCGCTCTGGCGGCTGACCACCAGGTTGAGCCGGCCCGGCAGCGGACGGCCCAGCGAATCCCAGGTCTTGCGGCCCATGATGATCGGCTTGCCCAGGGTGGTCGCCTTGAAATACTTGAAGTCCCCCGGCAGGTGCCAGGGCATGGAATTGTCGATGCCGATCACCCGGTTTTCACCCAGGGCGGCGATCAGGCTGAGGGGGAGCTGTCTGTTCATGCCGGCGAGCATACCAGAGCGAAGGAACTCGTACCCTAAAGGCCTATCACAGCGGTTATGCTGCCTGTCCGTTTTCTGCCAAGGGACGCTGTGTGACTGCCCCGAATTCTCTCGACTCCTTGTGGCTGACCGAAGCGGTGCGCCTGCGCGAAGCCCAGGCTGGCCCCCTCGACGATCAGCAGGCCAGCCGCCAGGCACGCGCCGCCGGTGGTGACTTCGCCACGCGCCTGCAACAACGAGCCCACTGGCTGGCCGAGCGCGATGGCATGCTCGCGGCCCTGCGCCGTTGGAAACAGGGCGCACGCCTGGCACTGCTGGCCCTGGCGCTGTTCGCCCTGGCCAGCGGCGCCGGCCTGGCCTTCGCCGCATTGGGTGGTACGCCCGGCTCGATCAATGTGTTTCGCGCCGTGGGCAGCCTGCTGGGCCTGAACCTGCTGCTGTTGCTGGCCTGGACCCTGGGCATGCTGCTGAGCCGGCATGCCGGTGCCAGCCTCGGGCAGCTGTGGCTGTGGCTGAGCGGTCGCCTGGCGCGTGACGCCCAGGCCGTGCAACTGGCCCCCGCCCTTTTACTACTGTTGCAACGCCAGCGCCTGGAGCGCTGGGCCTTGGGCCTGCTGAGCAACGGCTTGTGGCTGCTGGCGCTGCTCAGCGCACTGGTGGTACTGCTGGCGATGATGGCCACGCGGCGCTACGGCTTCGTCTGGGAAACCACCATTCTGGGCAGCGACACCTTCGTCAGCCTTACTCAACGACTGGGCACCCTGCCCGCCTGGCTGGGCTTCAGCGTGCCCGACGCCGAGACCATTCGCGCCAGTGGCAACGGTCCCGCCGGTCTAGACGATGCGCGCCAGGTCTGGGCCGGCTGGCTGGTCGGGGTGCTGCTGATCTACGGCATCCTGCCGCGCCTGCTGCTGACCCTGCTGTGCCTGTGGCGCTGGCACCGCGGTCGCCAGGCCCTGAGCCTGGACCTCGACGACCCGGCCTACCAGCACCTGCGCGAGCGTCTGATGCCGGCCAGCGAACGCCTGGGCGTCAGCGACGCCGCACCGGCCCGGCTGCATGAAGTTCCACGCCCCACGGCGAAGCTGGCCGAGGGCAGCGCGCTGATGGTCGCCCTGGAGCTGGACGATCAGCAGCCCTGGCCACCGGCACAGGCTGCACAGGTGGCTGACGCCGGTGTGCTGGACAGCCGCGAGTCGCGCCATCGCCTGCTCGAACAACTGACCCAGAACCCTCCGGCGCGCCTGCTGATCGCCTGCGATCCGCGCCGCTCACCCGACCGCGGCAGCCTGGCGCTGCTCGCCGAACTGGCGCGCAATGCCGGGCAGACCCGCGTGTGGCTGCTGCCGGCCCCCGCCGGGCAGCAGCTGGATACCGAACGCCTGGGCGACTGGCAGGACGCCCTGCAAGCGCTGCAACTGCCTGGCCATACCCAGGCCCCGATGAACTGGCTGGAGAGCGGCCATGACTGACGCACATCGCCCGCTGAAGCTGGCCGTGGTCGGCCACACCAACGTGGGCAAGACCTCGCTGCTGCGCACCCTGACCCGCGACGTGGGCTTTGGCGAGGTGTCGCATCGCCCGAGCACCACCCGCCATGTGGAAGGTGCACGCCTGTCCGTCGACGGCCAGGCGCTGCTGGAGCTGTACGACACGCCAGGGCTGGAAGACGCCATCGACCTGCTCGACTACCTGGAGCGCAGCACCCAGGGCGAGCGCCTGGACGGCCCGGCGCGGTTGCAGCGCTTTCTGCAGGGCAGCGAGGCGCGCCAACGCTTCGAGCAGGAAGCCAAGGTGCTGCGCCAGTTGCTGGCCTGCGACGCCGGTCTGTACGTCATCGACGCCCGCGAGCCGGTGCTGGCCAAGTACCGCGACGAACTGGCGATTCTCGCCGGGTGTGGCAAGCCGCTGCTGCCGGTACTGAATTTCGTCAGCCGCCCCCAGGCCCGCGAAGCGGACTGGCGTGAGGCCTTGTCGCGCCTGGGCCTGCATGCCCTGGTGCGCTTCGACAGCGTGGCGCCCCCGCAGGACGGCGAGCGCCGGTTGTACGAAAGCCTGGCGCTGTTGCTGGAAAACGCCCGGCCCCAACTGGAGCGCCTGATCAGCGACCTGGAAACCCAGCGCCAGGCCAGGCGCCATGCCGCAGCGCGGCTGATCGCCGACTTGCTGATCGACTGTGCCGCCAGCCGGCGCAGTGTGCCGGCGCAGGCCGACCCCGAACGCCAGGCCATCGAGGCGCTGCATCAGGCCGTGCGTCAACGTGAGCAGCAGTGCGTCGAGTCGCTGTTGCAGCTCTATGCCTTTCGCCCCCAGGACGCCTCGACCGGCGACCTGCCGCTGCTCGACGGGCGTTGGGGCGACGATCTGTTCAACCCCGAGACCCTGCGCCTGTTGGGCGTACGGGTCGGCGGTGGCGTAGCGGCAGGGGCGGCAGCCGGTGCCGGGGTGGACCTGCTGGTCGGCGGCCTGACCCTGGGTGCAGCAGCGCTGGCCGGGGCCATTGCCGGCGGCGCGCTGCTGACCGCCAAGGGCTACGGCAACCGCCTGCTCGGCAAGCTCAAGGGCGAACGTGAGCTGACCGTGGACGACGCCGTGCTGCGTTTGCTGGCCTTGCGGCAGCGGCAATTGCTGCTGGCGCTCGACGCGCGTGGGCATGCGGCGATGCAGCGCATCGAGCTGGAGACACCGCAGGACACCCAATGGCGTACCGGCAAGCTGCCCGCCCCGTTGCGCCGGGCACGCGCCCATCCGCAATGGTCGAGCCTGAACCCGCATGCGCGACCCAGCCAGGCCGAACGCCAGGAAGCCCGTGAACGCCTGGCTGAAGTGCTACAAGCCTCATGAGCCGCGACAACCGGTGGGAGCGGCTTTAGCCGCGAAAGCGCCAGGAAATTCACTGCATTTGTTGTGAACAGGCGGTCGCTTCGCGGCTGAAGCCGCTCCTACCTGGTCGCACAGCGCTTAGTCGAACGGTATTGCGGCTAAAGCCGCTCTGTGACCGGATTTCTGCCTGCCAGGCGACCAAGGGTGCTTGCACTGCCTACCGCAAACCCCGGCGGGCCGGTATGATCCCGCGCCCGTGATGACCACCCAGAAAACAGAATGAAACCCACCCTGATCGCCGCCGCCGAACTCGACCGCCTGGAAACCTGGGCCAAGTACTCCAGCCACATGTGCGGGGGCTGCATGTCCACCTGCTGCACCCTGCCGGTCGAAGTGAAGATCAAGGACCTGATCCGCATCGGCATCGTCGACGAGTTCGAACAGGGTGAGCCGCCGAAGAACATCGCCAAGCGCCTGCTCAAGGAAGGCATCATCGAGCGCTTCAACCAGAAGACCGGCATCTTCACCCTGCAGCGCATGAGCAACAACGACTGCCTGTACCTGGACCGCAAGAGCCGCCTGTGCACCATTTACGACAAGCGCCCGGACACCTGCCGCAACCACCCGAAGATCGGCCCGCGCCCCGGCTACTGCGCCTACAAGCCCAAGCCGGCGGAAAAGAACGCCAACTCTGCGGTGAGCCGTGGTCCGACCCGCGTATCGCTGGATTTCTGATGCGCTGAAGCCGAACCTTCCACCCGCACAAACGAAAACGCCCCCGGTCTTGCGACCGGGGGCGTTTTCATTCAGCCGGGGCTAAGTCTCACGCCTTGGCTTTCTTGGCAGCGCGGGTACGCTCGCCTTCGTCGAGGATCTTCTTGCGCAGACGGATCGACTTCGGCGTCACTTCGCACAGCTCGTCGTCCTGGATGAATTCCAGGGCCTGTTCCAGGGTGTGGCGAACCGGCGGAACCAGGGCGATGACCTCGTCCTTGCCCGAAGCACGCATGTTGTCGAGCTTCTTGCCTTTGGTCGGGTTCACGCCCAGGTCGTTGTCACGGCTGTTCAGACCGATGATCTGGCCGTTGTAGATGTCCTGGCCGTGCTCGATGAACAGCTTGCCACGAGCCTGCAGGGTTTCCAGCGAGTAGGTCAGCGCCTTGCCGGTTTCGACCGAAACCAGAACGCCGTTGAGGCGGCCGGACATCTGGCCTGGCTTCATGGTGTCGTAGCGATCGAAGATCGAAGTCAGGATGCCAGCACCGTTGGTCAGGGTCAGGAACTGGTTACGGAAACCGATCAGGCCACGGGCCGGAACGTTGTACTCCAGACGCACACGGCCTTTGCCATCCGGCACCATGTTGGTCAGGTCGCCCTTACGCAGACCCATCTCTTCCATGACCTTGCCCTGGGATTCTTCAGGGATGTCGATGGTGACGTTCTCGAACGGCTCCTGCTTGACGCCGTCGACTTCGCGGATGATCACTTCAGGACGGCCCACGGCCATCTCGAAGCCTTCACGGCGCATGGTTTCGATCAGAACCGAGAGGTGCAGCTCACCACGGCCGGAAACCTTGAATTTGTCGGCCGAGTCGCCTTCTTCAACGCGCAGGGCCACGTTGTACAGCAGTTCCTTGTCCAGACGTTCCTTGATGTTACGACTGGTGACGAACTTGCCTTCCTTGCCGCAGAACGGCGAGTCGTTGACCTGGAAGGTCATCGAAACGGTTGGCTCGTCGACGGTCAGGGGCTTCATGGCCTCGACGTTGTTCATGTCGCACAGGGTGTCGGAGATGAACAGCTCTTCGAAGCCGCTGATGCAGACGATGTCGCCAGCGGTGGCTTCTTCGACGTCGACGCGGTGCAGGCCGTGGTGACCCATCAGCTTGAGGATACGACCGTTGCGCTTCTTGCCTTCGGTGTCGATGGCGATCACCGGGGTGTTCGGCTTGACGCGGCCACGGGCGATACGGCCCACGCCGATGATGCCCAGGAAGCTGTTGTAGTCCAGAGCGGAGATCTGCATCTGGAACGGGCCGTCGACGTCGACGCTTGGCGCCGGAACGTGGTCGACGATGGCCTGGTACAGCGCGGTCATGTCTTCGCCCATGGCGGTGTGGTCCAGACCGGCGATGCCGTTCAGGGCCGAGGCGTAGACGACCTGGAAGTCCAGCTGGTCTTCGGTGGCGCCGAGGTTGTCGAACAGGTCGAAGATCTGGTCCAGAACCCAGTCAGGACGCGCGCCTGGACGGTCGACCTTGTTGATCACGACGATCGGCTTCAGACCGGCTTCGAAGGCCTTCTTGGTCACGAAGCGGGTTTGTGGCATCGGGCCGTCCTGGGCGTCGACCAGCAGCAGCACGGAGTCGACCATCGACATCACGCGCTCTACTTCACCACCGAAGTCGGCGTGGCCGGGGGTGTCGACGATGTTGATGCGGTAGTCGTTCCAGCGGATGGCGGTGTTCTTCGCCAGGATGGTAATGCCGCGCTCTTTTTCCTGGTCGTTGGAGTCCATCACGCGCTCGTCGTTGAGCTCGTTGCGCTCCAGAGTGCCGGACTGACGCAGCAGCTTGTCGACCAGAGTGGTTTTACCGTGGTCAACGTGCGCGATGATGGCGATGTTGCGGAGATTTTCGATCACTTGTGTATCTCGATCAGAGGATTCGGTCTGCCGTCCGGACGCGGGCGGCGATTAACGTTGGAAATCTTCAGGTACGGCCGTGACAGCGTCGGGGGGCCGGTGACGCAAGCCACAGGCAAACAGCCCCGGGCGTTTAGCTCGGTCGATATACGCGCACATTGGCATGCCCCTCACTGAGCAGGTGGTGAGCATGCAGGCGGCTCATGACGCCTTTGTCGCAATACAGCAGGTACTGGCGGTTGCCATCCAGTTCCTTGAAGCGGCTGTTCAGTGCATAGAACGGCACGGCTTGTACTTCAACGCCAGGCACGTCCAGCGGCTGGTCTTCCTGGGCATCCGGATGGCGGATGTCGAGAATGACCTGGCCGGCCAGGGCCTGGTGGACTTCTTCGACCGCGACCTGCTGGCTGAGGTCGTCGATCACCCGGTCGATCGCCACCAGCCTGGCGCGCTCCAGGGCACGGTCCAGGACCGCCATGTCGAAGCGCGTCTCTTCGTGCTCGACGCGGTAGCGCTTGGCGCTGGTCTTCGGGTTGACCGAGATCACCCCGCAATATTCGGGCATGTGCCGGGCGAAATCGGCCGAGCCGATCTGGGTCGCCAGGTTGACGATGTCCTGCTTGTCGGTGGCGATCAGCGGACGCAGCACCAGCTTGTCGGTCACCGAGTCGATGGTCGCCAGGTTCGGCAGGGTCTGGCTCGACACCTGGGAAATCGCCTCGCCGGTGACCAGCACGTCGATCTCCAGGCGTTCGGCCATCGCCGAGGCTGCGCGTAACATCATACGCTTCAACACTACACCCATATGACCGTCGTCGACTTTCTGCAGGATTTCGCCCAGCACTTCTTCGAACGGCACGCTGATGAACAGCACGCGCTGCGAGCTGCCGTACTTCTTCCAGATGAAATGCGCGACTTCCATCACGCCCAATTCATGGGCACGGCCGCCGAGGTTGAAGAAGCAGAAGTGCGCCATCAGGCCACGACGCATGATCTGGTAGGCCGCCACGGTGGAGTCGAAGCCACCGGACATCAGCACCAGGGTCTGTTCCAGTGCACCCAGCGGGTAGCCACCCAGGCCCTGGTGCTGGCTGTGCACCACGAACAGGCGGTCGTCACGGATCTCCATGCGCACCAGCAGCTCGGGATTCTTCAGGTCGATGCCGGCGGCACCGCACTCGCGACGCAACTGGCTGCCGACGTAGCGCTCGACGTCCATGGAACTGAAGGAATGCTTGCCGGCCCGCTTGCAGCGCACCGCGAAGATCTTGCCGGGCAGCAGGTCGGCGTAATGCTGCCGACACTTGGCGACGATGTCGTCGAGGTCGCCCAGCGGGTATTCGGCCACTTGCAGGAAGTTGGCGATGCCGGGCATGCAGCTCAGCCGCTCGGTGATGCCCTGCAGGATCTTCGGATCGGTTTCCCGGGTCTCGACCTCCAGGTTGTCCCAGACGCCGCCCACGACAATGTTTTCGTCCAGCTCGCGCAGCACGGTGCGGATGTTCTTGGCCAGCTGGCGGATGAACTTCTTGCGCACCGGCGGGCTTTTGATAGTGATTTCTGGGAAAACTTTGACGATGAGCTTCATGGAAACAGTGCGTGAAGGGCCGACAAAAAAAGAGGGGCGCGGATTATAGCGGAAATTGCTCAAGCTTTGACCAACTATCGTACATCCGATTGTCAGCGCACCAAAAAGGGTCAAACTCGGAAAAATAAGCATCAATAAGGTGCAATATTTTTCCAGGAATTTCGTGGATGCGACGTAAACGCTTGTATTTGGGGCGGCCAGCCCATCTCGGGGCACTGGCATGCAAATTGCTCCCTTGTGAGGCAGGTAGCCATGGCAGAGTATTTTGCGCCGGCATCACCCAAATTCAGAGGCCCCTACAAAAGCATCGGCCTCAACCCACCCGGAGGACACTATGTCGAAGTCGGTTCAACTCATCAAAGATCATGACGTTAAATGGATTGATCTGCGCTTCACTGACACCAAAGGCAAGCAGCAGCACGTCACCATGCCGGCACGCGATGCGCTGGACGACGACTTCTTCGAAATCGGCAAGATGTTCGACGGTTCCTCCATCGCCGGCTGGAAAGGCATCGAAGCCTCCGACATGATCCTGCTGCCGGACGACGAGTCCGCCGTACTGGACCCGTTCACCGAAGAGCCGACCCTGATCCTGGTCTGCGACATCATCGAGCCGTCCACCATGCAGGGCTACGATCGCGACCCACGCGCCATCGCCCACCGCGCCGAGGAATACCTGAAGAGCACCGGTATCGGTGACACCGTATTCGTAGGCCCGGAGCCTGAGTTCTTCATCTTCGACTCGGTCAAGTACAAGTCCGACATCTCCGGCTCCATGTTCAAGATCTTCTCCGAGCAAGGCTCGTGGATGACCGACCAGGACGTGGAAGGTGGCAACAAGGGCCACCGTCCAGGCATCAAGGGCGGCTACTTCCCGGTTCCACCGGTCGACCACGACCACGAAATCCGTACTGCCATGTGCAACGCACTGGAAGAGATGGGTCAGGTCGTCGAAGTTCACCACCACGAAGTGGCCACCGCCGGTCAGAACGAAATCGGCGTGAAGTTCAACACCCTGGTCAAGAAGGCTGACGAAGTACAGACCCTGAAATACGTGGTCCACAACGTTGCCGACGCCTACGGCCGCACCGCGACCTTCATGCCGAAGCCTCTGTACGGCGACAACGGCTCGGGCATGCACGTGCACATGTCCATCGCCAAAGACGGCAAGAACACCTTCGCCGGCGAAGGCTATGCCGGCCTGTCCGACACCGCCCTGTACTTCATCGGCGGCATCATCAAGCACGGTAAGGCCCTGAACGGCTTCACCAACCCGTCGACCAACTCCTATAAGCGTCTGGTCCCAGGTTTCGAAGCTCCGGTGATGCTGGCCTACTCGGCCCGTAACCGCTCGGCCTCGATCCGTATTCCATACGTTTCCAGCCCACGCGCCCGCCGCATCGAAGCCCGCTTCCCGGATCCGGCTGCCAACCCATACCTGGCCTTCGCCGCCCTGCTGATGGCTGGCCTGGACGGTATCCAGAACAAGATCCACCCAGGCGATGCCGCCGACAAGAACCTGTACGACCTGCCACCA
The Pseudomonas sp. DTU_2021_1001937_2_SI_NGA_ILE_001 DNA segment above includes these coding regions:
- the thiI gene encoding tRNA uracil 4-sulfurtransferase ThiI; this translates as MKLIVKVFPEITIKSPPVRKKFIRQLAKNIRTVLRELDENIVVGGVWDNLEVETRETDPKILQGITERLSCMPGIANFLQVAEYPLGDLDDIVAKCRQHYADLLPGKIFAVRCKRAGKHSFSSMDVERYVGSQLRRECGAAGIDLKNPELLVRMEIRDDRLFVVHSQHQGLGGYPLGALEQTLVLMSGGFDSTVAAYQIMRRGLMAHFCFFNLGGRAHELGVMEVAHFIWKKYGSSQRVLFISVPFEEVLGEILQKVDDGHMGVVLKRMMLRAASAMAERLEIDVLVTGEAISQVSSQTLPNLATIDSVTDKLVLRPLIATDKQDIVNLATQIGSADFARHMPEYCGVISVNPKTSAKRYRVEHEETRFDMAVLDRALERARLVAIDRVIDDLSQQVAVEEVHQALAGQVILDIRHPDAQEDQPLDVPGVEVQAVPFYALNSRFKELDGNRQYLLYCDKGVMSRLHAHHLLSEGHANVRVYRPS
- the glnA gene encoding glutamate--ammonia ligase, with amino-acid sequence MSKSVQLIKDHDVKWIDLRFTDTKGKQQHVTMPARDALDDDFFEIGKMFDGSSIAGWKGIEASDMILLPDDESAVLDPFTEEPTLILVCDIIEPSTMQGYDRDPRAIAHRAEEYLKSTGIGDTVFVGPEPEFFIFDSVKYKSDISGSMFKIFSEQGSWMTDQDVEGGNKGHRPGIKGGYFPVPPVDHDHEIRTAMCNALEEMGQVVEVHHHEVATAGQNEIGVKFNTLVKKADEVQTLKYVVHNVADAYGRTATFMPKPLYGDNGSGMHVHMSIAKDGKNTFAGEGYAGLSDTALYFIGGIIKHGKALNGFTNPSTNSYKRLVPGFEAPVMLAYSARNRSASIRIPYVSSPRARRIEARFPDPAANPYLAFAALLMAGLDGIQNKIHPGDAADKNLYDLPPEEAKEIPQVCGSLKEALEELDKGRAFLTKGGVFSDDFIDAYIELKSEEEIKVRTFVHPLEYELYYSC